A single window of Jiangella alkaliphila DNA harbors:
- a CDS encoding alanine racemase, with the protein MTPSTPSIAGRSVHDLPTPFAVLDDAALEHNLATMAAWCREHGAELQPHGKTTMAPALFHRQLAAGATGITAATPAQVRVMRAHGVPSVQLANELVQPGEAAWVAGEVAGGGFAFRCWVDSPDGVEILQTAAARAGAVMDVLLEVGLPGGRTGTRTKADRDAVRAAIGRSPNVRLTGVAGYEGSVAGDRTPPSMAAVRAYLETLRAAGDDLRDDVNGNLVLSAGGSMFYDVVADVLAGGGRVVLRSGCYVTHDSGMFRRNSPLDGPDAPARLRAALTVWGTVVSAPEPGRAFLDVGRRDASFDQGLPIPLAVLPRGATETRSLDAEVTALNDQHAFVSLPAGTALAVGDRVQLGISHPCTTFDKWRHLALAGPDGVVTDVVETWF; encoded by the coding sequence GTGACTCCTTCGACGCCCTCGATCGCCGGCCGATCCGTCCACGACCTGCCCACCCCGTTCGCGGTCCTCGACGACGCCGCGCTGGAGCACAACCTCGCCACCATGGCGGCGTGGTGCCGCGAGCACGGCGCCGAGCTGCAGCCGCACGGCAAGACCACCATGGCGCCGGCGCTGTTCCACCGCCAGCTGGCCGCCGGCGCCACCGGCATCACGGCCGCGACGCCGGCCCAGGTGCGGGTCATGCGCGCGCACGGCGTGCCGTCGGTGCAGCTGGCCAACGAGCTGGTGCAGCCCGGCGAGGCGGCCTGGGTGGCCGGCGAGGTCGCCGGCGGCGGGTTCGCGTTCCGCTGCTGGGTCGACTCCCCCGACGGCGTCGAGATCCTGCAGACGGCCGCGGCCCGGGCGGGCGCCGTCATGGACGTCCTGCTGGAGGTCGGGCTGCCGGGCGGGCGCACCGGCACCCGCACGAAGGCCGATCGCGACGCCGTCCGGGCCGCGATCGGGCGGTCGCCGAACGTCCGTCTGACCGGCGTCGCCGGCTACGAGGGCTCGGTGGCCGGCGACCGCACGCCGCCGTCGATGGCCGCGGTACGGGCCTACCTGGAGACGCTGCGGGCGGCCGGCGACGACCTGCGCGACGACGTGAACGGCAACCTCGTGCTGTCGGCCGGCGGAAGCATGTTCTACGACGTCGTGGCGGACGTGCTGGCCGGCGGCGGGCGGGTGGTGCTGCGCAGCGGCTGCTACGTCACGCATGACTCCGGCATGTTCCGCCGCAACTCCCCACTCGACGGCCCGGACGCGCCGGCCCGGCTGCGCGCCGCGCTCACCGTGTGGGGCACCGTCGTGTCGGCGCCCGAGCCCGGCCGCGCCTTCCTCGACGTCGGCCGCCGCGACGCCTCGTTCGACCAGGGGCTGCCGATCCCGCTCGCCGTCCTCCCCCGCGGCGCGACGGAGACTCGCTCGCTGGACGCCGAGGTCACCGCCCTGAACGACCAGCACGCCTTCGTCTCGCTGCCCGCCGGCACCGCGCTCGCCGTCGGTGACCGCGTGCAGCTCGGCATCTCGCACCCGTGCACCACCTTCGACAAGTGGCGGCACCTCGCACTGGCCGGCCCGGACGGCGTCGTCACCGACGTCGTCGAGACCTGGTTCTGA
- a CDS encoding PIG-L deacetylase family protein, which yields MKIMTIYAHPADTITNCGGTLALHAERGDEVVALILSHGGRIHANKYAEEWRKDHPSDDIATAGLDAIVANKKDELDRAADIIGISKIITLDHEDTYATVREDVVEEIAEQIAAEQPEIVIADHPRSPAYFDPHSVATGMALAALSRAGTYLRNLDGRDEVPVRQVFLTGLPVYNLDALSLNGLRNDCYVDITDVVGTKLAAMDQFVSQGYHGVFARKLVESYNGEAGRAAGVNFAESFVRLYNETHAQLPVTDAALAADPLTRHIAYSSVNLRGTFPVP from the coding sequence ATGAAGATCATGACGATCTACGCCCACCCGGCCGACACGATCACGAACTGCGGCGGCACGCTGGCGCTGCACGCCGAGCGCGGCGACGAGGTCGTCGCGCTGATCCTGAGCCACGGCGGGCGCATCCACGCGAACAAGTACGCCGAGGAGTGGCGCAAGGACCACCCGTCCGACGACATCGCGACCGCGGGCCTCGACGCCATCGTCGCGAACAAGAAGGACGAGCTGGACCGGGCCGCCGACATCATCGGCATCAGCAAGATCATCACGCTGGACCACGAGGACACCTACGCGACCGTCCGCGAGGACGTCGTCGAGGAGATCGCGGAGCAGATCGCGGCCGAGCAGCCCGAGATCGTCATCGCCGACCACCCGCGCAGCCCGGCGTACTTCGACCCGCACTCCGTCGCCACCGGCATGGCGCTGGCCGCGCTCTCGCGGGCCGGCACCTACCTGCGCAACCTCGACGGCCGCGACGAGGTGCCGGTGCGGCAGGTGTTCCTCACCGGGCTGCCGGTCTACAACCTCGACGCGCTCAGCCTGAACGGGCTGCGCAACGACTGCTACGTCGACATCACCGACGTCGTCGGGACGAAGCTCGCGGCGATGGACCAGTTCGTCAGCCAGGGCTACCACGGCGTGTTCGCCCGCAAGCTGGTGGAGTCGTACAACGGCGAGGCCGGCCGGGCCGCCGGCGTCAACTTCGCCGAGTCGTTCGTGCGGCTGTACAACGAGACGCACGCGCAGCTGCCGGTCACCGACGCCGCACTCGCGGCCGACCCGCTGACCAGGCACATCGCGTACTCCTCGGTCAACCTGCGGGGCACCTTCCCGGTACCGTGA
- a CDS encoding alpha-galactosidase: MPDDSPIQHLGEQNAFLLSGAGFAYVLAVEPGGGVRHVHWGGPVAPSDVATLLAEDAGDFGSNTWSSPRAHAEEFVQHGGRRFDESALGVEFADGVRALDLAYADHTIGPGRDTLAVRLEDRHYPFATELHYRVRGGALERWCEVINDGDEPLVLDRAYSAGWALPWQPSWAATWLAGMYAAETQVVRRPLGPGRLVLESRRGIPGHAAQPWLALDRAAGDDAGEVWSVALAWSGSWRLAAELAYDGRLHVTAGVNDFDLRHPLAPGASWTTPVSVGVFAGAGHDDLTDRWHAYERRHVVPRSGTVRPVLYNSWEATFFDVRPDSQLELARRAAGLGAELFVVDDGWFAGRNDESAGIGDWTPDPEAFPDGLTPLADEVHGLGMRFGLWVEPEAVSPDSALFRAHPDWIYQWPTRPRTLARQTHLLALSRPDVRTHLVEALDALLSSAPIDALKWDLNRPLTEASDGLDESGSVWIGHVEGFYDVLDRVRALHPDVWIESCASGGGRADLGVLSRTEWVWPSDNTDALERLSIQHGYAYVHSPHTMMAWVTDSPTYLTKRDIPLRFRFHSAMTGLLGIGGDLVSWSSSDLAEAAQYVAQYKRVRATVQYGVMRRLSGAPDDVTAVSYLSPSGHQLMVFAFAPSVRHLRRTVLLRLRGLDPAAVYVDTASGTRYSGALLMHHGLRVPLVGDYASELVVLDME, from the coding sequence GTGCCTGACGACTCTCCGATCCAGCACCTGGGCGAGCAGAACGCGTTCCTGCTCAGCGGCGCCGGCTTCGCGTACGTCCTGGCCGTCGAGCCCGGCGGCGGGGTGCGGCACGTGCACTGGGGCGGGCCGGTCGCGCCGTCCGACGTCGCGACGCTGCTCGCCGAGGACGCCGGCGACTTCGGCTCGAACACCTGGTCGTCGCCGCGCGCGCACGCCGAGGAGTTCGTGCAGCACGGCGGGCGGCGGTTCGACGAGAGCGCGCTCGGGGTCGAATTCGCCGACGGCGTCCGGGCGCTCGATCTGGCCTACGCGGACCACACGATCGGACCCGGCCGCGACACGCTCGCCGTCCGGCTCGAGGACCGGCACTACCCGTTCGCCACCGAGCTGCACTATCGGGTCCGCGGCGGCGCGCTGGAGCGCTGGTGCGAGGTGATCAACGACGGCGACGAGCCGCTCGTGCTGGACCGCGCGTACTCGGCCGGCTGGGCACTGCCCTGGCAGCCGAGCTGGGCCGCGACCTGGCTGGCCGGCATGTACGCCGCCGAGACGCAGGTGGTGCGGCGGCCGCTCGGGCCCGGCCGGCTCGTGCTGGAGTCGCGCCGCGGCATCCCCGGTCACGCCGCCCAGCCGTGGCTGGCGCTGGACCGTGCCGCGGGCGACGACGCCGGCGAGGTGTGGAGCGTCGCGCTGGCCTGGAGCGGCTCGTGGCGGCTGGCGGCCGAGCTGGCCTACGACGGCCGGCTGCACGTGACCGCCGGCGTCAACGACTTCGACCTTCGGCACCCACTGGCCCCGGGCGCGTCGTGGACGACCCCCGTCTCGGTCGGCGTCTTCGCGGGTGCGGGCCACGACGATCTCACCGACCGCTGGCACGCCTACGAGCGCCGCCACGTCGTGCCCCGATCCGGCACCGTCCGGCCGGTCCTCTACAACAGCTGGGAGGCGACGTTCTTCGACGTTCGCCCCGACTCGCAGCTCGAGCTGGCCCGGCGGGCGGCCGGACTGGGCGCCGAGCTGTTCGTCGTCGACGACGGCTGGTTCGCCGGCCGGAACGACGAGAGCGCCGGCATCGGCGACTGGACCCCGGACCCGGAGGCGTTCCCCGATGGCCTGACGCCGCTGGCCGACGAGGTGCACGGCCTTGGCATGCGGTTCGGCCTGTGGGTCGAGCCCGAGGCCGTCAGCCCGGACAGCGCCCTCTTCCGGGCCCACCCGGACTGGATCTACCAGTGGCCGACCCGCCCGCGCACGCTCGCCCGGCAGACCCACCTGCTGGCGCTGAGCCGTCCGGACGTCCGCACCCACCTCGTCGAGGCGCTGGACGCCCTGCTGTCGTCGGCGCCGATCGACGCGCTGAAGTGGGATCTCAACCGGCCGTTGACGGAGGCCTCCGATGGGCTCGACGAGTCCGGCTCGGTCTGGATCGGCCACGTCGAAGGGTTCTACGACGTGCTCGACCGCGTCCGCGCCCTGCATCCGGACGTCTGGATCGAGAGCTGCGCCTCCGGCGGCGGCCGGGCCGACCTCGGCGTTCTGTCGCGCACGGAGTGGGTGTGGCCCAGCGACAACACCGACGCGCTGGAACGGCTCTCGATCCAGCACGGGTACGCCTACGTGCACTCGCCGCACACGATGATGGCATGGGTCACCGACTCCCCCACCTACCTCACCAAGCGCGACATCCCGCTGCGGTTCCGCTTCCACTCGGCGATGACCGGGCTGCTGGGCATCGGCGGCGACCTGGTGTCGTGGTCGTCGTCGGACCTGGCCGAGGCGGCGCAGTACGTCGCGCAGTACAAGCGGGTGCGCGCGACGGTGCAGTACGGGGTCATGCGCCGGCTGAGCGGGGCGCCCGACGACGTGACGGCGGTCAGCTACCTGTCGCCGTCGGGTCACCAGCTCATGGTGTTCGCGTTCGCGCCGTCGGTGCGGCACCTGCGGCGGACGGTGCTGCTGCGGCTGCGCGGCCTCGACCCGGCCGCTGTGTACGTCGACACGGCATCGGGCACCCGGTACAGCGGGGCGCTGCTCATGCACCACGGCCTGCGGGTGCCGCTGGTCGGCGACTACGCGAGCGAACTCGTGGTGCTTGACATGGAATGA
- a CDS encoding alpha-galactosidase gives MSTSARVRLVRDDDRVQVTTQSYTWTWTAAGDLLTLADRRGRTIVSGPMQPAVVTGRDGAARYMPGRLDGVDVDGERLTVTYSGVNGADVTTVSWRFEAERCWIDPVEYSMAADADVISLVYFARAPERAGDQPRPGLLCRYLIHPGISGSAAVSPVIQTQAKLDTLTWLGRGGGGAVPMRQQWGLPVHYVAGIGSSAHPVEVGAMTSKLSDAFCLGLGDLPAGDLLLRFQDERFSPVLQMHGDLWGHLRGPATFALGAPMVFTVGPAYPDAIRAYQRALVESGIVSVPAPSRRKAEAATSSQFNTWGAQLAAGKASQRFDQAGLEAIHAQLLGSGLDVGMFVIDDKWEGEYGKLEHAPDRFPEFERALADVRGHGHRIGLWAAFLRCDDPATHGLSAADLLSGPDGAPIVLGPAEAPYFLFDVTRAGVREVLRHRIAAFVAHYRPDMVKFDFGYEIPDLSQCAPSDLSFAGERLLGLALDVVVGALRAADPDIVVMYYSLSPLFAPYVDLHSLDDPWMNAQEYHAEANRRLYFSRLLGELGTPTYGSGGYDWVNQVDIWFDSVAAGPLGMLSSFTGDLSDSSCTPEHVAAHNGLVRLARRSTRFRVEAIGASGLGPVTGARSSSWVRLEDGAPVLVVLRVAGFLGAPGVREYGGLLSTDADVAVGSLDTGGLATARRIGVVPRGDGELILRFVPAGESVAVVVHTLDGGRHESSPEARDGELAIPLSTAVDGVPVTWIELVRR, from the coding sequence ATGTCCACATCGGCGAGAGTTCGGCTGGTCCGCGACGACGATCGGGTCCAGGTCACCACGCAGTCCTACACCTGGACGTGGACCGCGGCCGGCGACCTGCTGACCCTGGCCGACAGACGGGGCCGGACGATCGTGTCCGGCCCGATGCAGCCGGCCGTGGTGACCGGTCGCGACGGAGCCGCCCGGTACATGCCCGGCCGGCTCGACGGCGTGGACGTCGACGGCGAGCGGCTCACCGTGACCTACTCGGGGGTGAACGGCGCCGACGTCACCACGGTGAGCTGGCGGTTCGAGGCCGAGCGGTGCTGGATCGACCCCGTCGAGTACTCCATGGCCGCCGACGCCGACGTCATCTCGCTGGTCTACTTCGCCCGCGCGCCCGAGCGGGCCGGTGACCAGCCCCGGCCTGGCCTCCTCTGCCGCTACCTGATCCACCCGGGCATCTCCGGCTCGGCGGCCGTGAGCCCGGTGATCCAGACCCAGGCCAAGCTCGACACCTTGACCTGGCTCGGCCGTGGCGGCGGCGGTGCGGTCCCGATGCGCCAGCAGTGGGGACTGCCGGTGCACTACGTGGCCGGTATCGGCTCGTCGGCGCACCCGGTCGAGGTCGGCGCGATGACGTCGAAGCTGAGCGATGCGTTCTGTCTCGGACTCGGCGACCTCCCGGCGGGCGATCTGCTGCTGCGGTTCCAGGACGAGCGGTTCTCGCCGGTACTCCAGATGCACGGCGACCTCTGGGGCCACCTGCGCGGTCCGGCGACCTTCGCGCTGGGTGCGCCCATGGTGTTCACCGTCGGACCCGCCTATCCGGACGCGATCCGGGCCTACCAGCGCGCGCTCGTCGAGTCGGGCATCGTCTCGGTACCGGCACCGTCACGGCGGAAGGCCGAGGCGGCCACGTCGTCGCAGTTCAACACCTGGGGTGCCCAGCTTGCGGCGGGGAAGGCGTCGCAGCGCTTCGACCAGGCCGGCCTGGAGGCGATCCACGCCCAGCTGCTCGGCTCCGGCCTCGACGTCGGCATGTTCGTGATCGACGACAAGTGGGAGGGCGAGTACGGCAAGCTCGAACACGCACCGGATCGCTTCCCCGAGTTCGAGCGGGCACTGGCGGACGTCCGCGGACACGGTCATCGGATCGGCCTGTGGGCGGCGTTCCTGCGCTGTGACGACCCCGCGACCCACGGGCTCTCGGCGGCGGACCTGCTCAGCGGTCCCGATGGCGCTCCGATCGTGCTGGGGCCGGCCGAGGCGCCGTACTTCCTGTTCGACGTCACCCGGGCCGGGGTGCGTGAGGTGCTGCGGCACCGGATCGCCGCGTTCGTCGCGCACTACCGGCCCGACATGGTGAAGTTCGACTTCGGCTACGAGATCCCCGACCTGTCGCAATGCGCGCCGTCCGACCTGAGCTTCGCCGGTGAGCGGCTGCTGGGCCTGGCGCTCGACGTGGTGGTCGGAGCCCTCCGTGCCGCCGACCCCGACATCGTGGTCATGTACTACTCGCTGTCGCCGCTGTTCGCACCGTACGTCGACCTGCACAGCCTGGACGACCCCTGGATGAACGCCCAGGAGTACCACGCGGAGGCCAACCGCCGGCTGTACTTCAGCCGGCTGCTCGGCGAGCTCGGCACGCCGACCTACGGGTCCGGTGGCTACGACTGGGTCAACCAGGTCGACATCTGGTTCGACTCGGTCGCCGCCGGCCCGCTGGGCATGCTGAGCAGCTTCACCGGTGACCTCTCCGACAGCAGTTGCACCCCCGAGCACGTCGCGGCGCACAACGGCCTGGTACGGCTCGCGCGCCGCTCCACCCGGTTCCGGGTCGAAGCGATCGGCGCGTCCGGGCTCGGCCCGGTCACGGGTGCGCGGTCGTCGTCGTGGGTGCGGCTCGAGGACGGTGCGCCGGTGCTGGTCGTGCTGCGGGTGGCCGGGTTCCTGGGCGCACCGGGGGTGCGCGAGTACGGCGGCCTGCTCAGCACGGACGCGGACGTCGCGGTCGGCTCGCTCGACACCGGCGGGCTGGCGACGGCACGCCGGATCGGTGTCGTCCCGCGCGGCGACGGCGAGCTGATCCTGCGCTTCGTGCCCGCCGGCGAATCGGTCGCGGTCGTCGTACACACGCTCGACGGCGGGCGGCACGAGTCCTCACCGGAGGCGCGCGACGGCGAGCTCGCCATCCCGTTGTCCACCGCGGTCGACGGTGTCCCGGTCACCTGGATCGAGCTTGTCAGGCGTTGA
- a CDS encoding glycoside hydrolase family protein codes for MADQNRRRLGRAVTAAGVAVAGVALSSTLLVSAQPLPQPIVGKPGLLLQNGAFDAGNRSGHPIGWGVEGNAEGANIVNLGAYRTAGLGSLEINDVAGSAVSVRSERIVATAGDDYTLTANVKGRSGTPAWLYLEFWDFDRNRIGATNAEPAFSTDWQTVTVTGVAPPNTAHVTAHVYGSQAAAGISYWDEVVLSAAPPAYDPHLGAERELFLDDYRIESAHDVERVVHPGEKLQRPVLRPDQPWEDSAYTYGSVYVIDGLYRMWYTCYNDQAPHYHLCYAESADGITWDKPLGRSTVSGVGYKDIPASQTNIVMAGSGAHVAYNPDAPADRKYFLMKSQPAPGVPGGNGYYGWKSPDGYNWTPLSSTHLLNDGDVVQTTWDPRAELYIATIKKRMFTSRTPGIYERSAFVSTSPDLVTWTTPQLAVMGDSADDGAAEAIGGLEAQIYGMPVHPYESTYVGVPWVFLTTDYTSGEYATAADGPVLPQLATSRDLLRWERPVRDPLLEPSRGGAWDDGALYTASNILVDDEKITMYYAGFQNGHGGADADDPNRDRHFGNVGLATWRRDGFASMTNASLPGLGDPGEITTKPVVFDGASLNVNAVVHEGGSLQVEVLTADGEPIPGFTAADVLPINGDRLSAPVNWRGRARLANLAGQQVKFRFHLVNTDLYSYWVGQG; via the coding sequence ATGGCCGACCAGAACCGCCGCCGCTTGGGCCGAGCCGTCACCGCCGCCGGCGTGGCCGTCGCCGGCGTCGCGCTGTCATCCACGCTGCTGGTGTCGGCCCAGCCGTTGCCGCAGCCCATCGTCGGCAAGCCCGGGCTGCTGCTCCAGAACGGCGCGTTCGACGCCGGCAACCGCAGTGGTCACCCGATCGGCTGGGGCGTCGAGGGCAACGCCGAAGGTGCCAACATCGTCAACCTGGGCGCGTACCGCACCGCCGGGCTCGGCTCACTGGAGATCAACGACGTCGCCGGCTCGGCCGTCTCGGTGCGCAGCGAGCGCATCGTCGCGACGGCGGGCGACGACTACACCCTCACGGCGAACGTCAAGGGCAGGAGCGGCACACCGGCCTGGCTCTATCTGGAGTTCTGGGACTTTGACCGCAACCGCATCGGCGCCACCAACGCCGAGCCCGCCTTCAGCACCGACTGGCAGACGGTGACCGTCACCGGCGTCGCCCCGCCGAACACCGCGCACGTGACGGCGCACGTCTACGGCTCGCAGGCGGCCGCCGGGATCTCGTACTGGGACGAGGTGGTGCTCAGCGCGGCACCGCCGGCCTACGACCCGCACCTGGGCGCCGAGCGCGAGCTGTTCCTCGACGACTACCGCATCGAGTCCGCGCACGACGTCGAGCGCGTCGTCCATCCCGGTGAGAAGCTCCAGCGCCCGGTGCTTCGACCGGACCAGCCGTGGGAGGACAGCGCCTACACCTACGGCTCGGTCTACGTGATCGACGGCCTCTACCGCATGTGGTACACGTGCTACAACGACCAGGCGCCGCACTACCACCTCTGCTACGCCGAGAGCGCCGACGGCATCACCTGGGACAAGCCGCTGGGCCGCTCCACCGTCTCCGGGGTCGGCTACAAGGACATCCCGGCGTCGCAGACGAACATCGTGATGGCCGGCAGCGGCGCGCACGTCGCCTACAACCCGGACGCTCCCGCGGACCGGAAGTACTTCCTGATGAAGTCGCAGCCGGCACCGGGCGTGCCGGGCGGCAACGGCTACTACGGCTGGAAGTCTCCCGACGGGTACAACTGGACGCCGCTGTCGTCCACGCACCTGCTGAACGACGGCGACGTCGTCCAGACCACCTGGGATCCCCGGGCCGAGCTGTATATCGCGACGATCAAGAAGCGGATGTTCACCTCCCGCACGCCCGGCATCTACGAGCGGTCGGCGTTCGTGTCCACCAGCCCGGACCTGGTGACCTGGACGACACCGCAGCTGGCGGTCATGGGCGACTCCGCCGACGACGGCGCCGCCGAGGCGATCGGCGGGCTCGAAGCCCAGATCTACGGCATGCCGGTGCATCCGTACGAAAGCACCTACGTCGGCGTCCCATGGGTCTTCCTGACCACCGACTACACCTCGGGCGAGTACGCCACTGCCGCCGACGGGCCGGTGCTCCCGCAGCTGGCGACCTCGCGCGACCTGCTGCGCTGGGAGCGTCCGGTCCGCGATCCGCTGCTCGAGCCGAGCCGGGGTGGCGCTTGGGACGACGGCGCCCTCTACACCGCCTCGAACATCCTGGTCGACGACGAGAAGATCACGATGTACTACGCCGGCTTCCAGAACGGGCACGGCGGCGCCGACGCCGACGACCCCAACCGGGACCGGCACTTCGGCAACGTCGGCCTCGCGACGTGGCGCCGCGACGGCTTCGCGTCGATGACCAACGCGTCGCTGCCCGGCCTCGGCGACCCCGGCGAGATCACGACCAAGCCGGTGGTCTTCGACGGCGCGTCGCTGAACGTCAACGCCGTCGTCCACGAGGGCGGCAGCCTGCAGGTCGAGGTGCTGACCGCCGACGGCGAGCCCATCCCCGGCTTCACCGCCGCCGACGTGCTGCCGATCAACGGCGACCGGCTGTCGGCGCCGGTCAACTGGCGCGGCCGAGCCCGGCTCGCGAACCTCGCCGGCCAGCAGGTCAAGTTCCGGTTCCACCTGGTCAACACCGATCTGTACTCCTACTGGGTGGGGCAGGGCTGA
- a CDS encoding SDR family NAD(P)-dependent oxidoreductase: MSRSVVVTGTGMGIGRAIADRLAADGWVVVGVERDPAADAGSCADVVTGDTAERGTHAEAARRALALAPLGGWVNNAGITEPTPLHALDEDAVRAVVAINGLGYLWGCAAAVEAFAAQGRPGAIVNIGSIHGRVSYPQHAAYEFTKGGVDALTRSVAVTYGPYGVRANAVAPGGVRTPHLQAHIAASADPAATERELAQGPPLRRIAEPGEVAAVVAFLLSDDASYVSGQSVAVDGAWTAAFSNPPDDPELRRLFATGRSDVQDEPGRG; encoded by the coding sequence ATGAGCCGCAGCGTGGTGGTGACCGGCACCGGCATGGGCATCGGGCGCGCGATCGCCGACCGGCTCGCCGCCGACGGCTGGGTGGTGGTCGGGGTCGAACGGGACCCCGCCGCCGACGCCGGCTCCTGCGCCGACGTGGTCACCGGCGACACCGCCGAGCGCGGCACGCATGCCGAGGCGGCGCGGCGGGCCCTGGCGCTGGCCCCGCTGGGCGGCTGGGTCAACAACGCCGGCATCACCGAGCCGACCCCGCTGCACGCGCTCGACGAGGACGCCGTCCGCGCCGTGGTCGCGATCAACGGGCTCGGCTACCTCTGGGGCTGCGCTGCCGCCGTCGAGGCCTTCGCCGCGCAGGGGCGCCCGGGCGCGATCGTCAACATCGGCTCGATCCACGGCCGGGTCAGCTACCCGCAGCACGCCGCCTACGAGTTCACCAAGGGCGGCGTCGATGCGCTCACCCGCAGTGTCGCCGTCACCTACGGGCCGTACGGCGTCCGGGCCAACGCCGTCGCCCCGGGCGGCGTGCGCACGCCGCACCTGCAGGCGCACATCGCCGCCTCCGCCGACCCCGCGGCGACCGAGCGCGAGCTCGCCCAGGGCCCGCCGTTGCGCCGGATCGCCGAGCCGGGCGAGGTCGCCGCCGTGGTGGCGTTCCTGCTCTCCGACGACGCGTCGTACGTGAGCGGGCAGTCGGTCGCCGTCGACGGCGCCTGGACGGCGGCGTTCTCGAACCCGCCCGACGACCCGGAGCTGCGGCGGCTGTTCGCGACCGGCCGGTCAGACGTCCAGGACGAACCGGGCCGCGGGTGA
- a CDS encoding phytanoyl-CoA dioxygenase family protein, producing the protein MTATPATTHRPALHTALAELGATSDALTDDQRARLDADGFLALPGLFAGERLAALRARIGELQESEGSAAGHEVGGQRGAAMLADLINKGEVFESVFTEPAVLAAAHHVVGNVRVNSLNFRAALPGEGHQNLHSDWGRPVADGDFHICNSMWLLDDFTADNGATRVVPGSHRWGRVPADDLPDAAAPHPDERLLLGEAGTVVIFNAHVWHGGTLNRTGVPRRGLTMSYSRRDEPQQLDQAAYVRKVVHDRLSPAARFVLDV; encoded by the coding sequence ATGACCGCAACACCCGCCACGACCCACCGGCCGGCGCTGCACACCGCGCTGGCCGAGCTGGGCGCGACGAGCGACGCGCTCACCGATGACCAGCGGGCCCGGCTCGATGCCGACGGCTTCCTGGCACTGCCCGGCCTGTTCGCCGGCGAGCGGCTGGCCGCACTGCGGGCGCGGATCGGTGAGCTGCAGGAGTCCGAGGGATCGGCGGCCGGCCACGAGGTGGGCGGGCAGCGGGGCGCCGCGATGCTGGCCGACCTGATCAACAAGGGCGAGGTGTTCGAGTCCGTCTTCACCGAGCCCGCGGTCCTCGCCGCCGCGCACCACGTCGTCGGGAACGTGCGGGTGAACTCGCTGAACTTCCGCGCGGCGCTGCCGGGCGAGGGCCACCAGAACCTGCACTCGGACTGGGGCCGGCCGGTGGCCGACGGCGACTTCCATATCTGCAACTCGATGTGGCTGCTCGACGACTTCACCGCCGACAACGGCGCCACCCGGGTGGTGCCGGGCTCGCACCGGTGGGGCCGCGTGCCCGCCGACGACCTGCCCGACGCGGCCGCGCCGCACCCGGACGAGCGGCTGCTGCTGGGCGAGGCCGGCACCGTCGTCATCTTCAACGCCCACGTCTGGCACGGCGGCACGCTGAACCGCACGGGCGTACCGCGGCGCGGCCTGACCATGTCCTACAGCCGCCGCGACGAGCCGCAGCAGCTCGACCAGGCCGCGTACGTCCGCAAGGTGGTCCACGACCGGCTCTCACCCGCGGCCCGGTTCGTCCTGGACGTCTGA
- a CDS encoding helix-turn-helix transcriptional regulator has translation MNGETVERFAGSALSRAEAAARQWPSPQRPMFVSAGAYSARRLQHAAPHRYAVWKLAYYRSGAIDALVDGVSYPITAGTVLVVPPHADHAEVAHTAYSNYFVLVNARPDWPWPLITTDDGANRLGGVFAALVREKSAPDEHALAMVDALVQQVDIALRRDHARRHDSAARTIVNAVDQLLEERYAEQVRLDAVARDVGVSGSTLRAYFAAELGMSPQARLLEIRLRHAVALLRTSDLTLASVAERCGYHSASHLSRHVKAALSSTPGEIRRRGHLLP, from the coding sequence ATGAACGGTGAGACGGTCGAACGGTTCGCCGGGTCGGCGCTGAGCAGGGCCGAAGCGGCAGCCCGGCAGTGGCCGAGCCCGCAGCGGCCGATGTTCGTCTCGGCGGGCGCGTACTCGGCCCGGCGGCTGCAGCACGCGGCGCCGCACCGGTACGCCGTCTGGAAGCTGGCCTACTACCGCTCCGGCGCCATCGATGCACTGGTCGACGGCGTGAGCTACCCGATCACGGCCGGCACCGTGCTCGTGGTCCCGCCGCACGCCGACCACGCCGAGGTCGCGCACACCGCCTACTCGAACTACTTCGTCCTGGTGAACGCCCGGCCGGACTGGCCGTGGCCGCTGATCACGACCGACGACGGCGCGAACCGGCTCGGCGGCGTGTTCGCCGCCCTGGTGCGGGAGAAGTCGGCGCCGGACGAGCATGCCCTCGCGATGGTCGACGCGCTGGTCCAGCAGGTCGACATCGCCTTGCGACGCGACCATGCCCGGCGGCACGACTCGGCGGCCCGCACGATCGTCAACGCCGTCGACCAGTTGCTGGAGGAGCGGTACGCCGAGCAGGTGCGGCTCGACGCCGTCGCCCGCGACGTGGGGGTGTCCGGGTCGACGCTGCGCGCCTACTTCGCCGCCGAGCTGGGCATGTCGCCGCAGGCGCGGCTGCTGGAGATCCGCCTCCGGCACGCCGTGGCGCTGCTGCGCACGTCGGACCTGACGCTGGCCTCCGTCGCCGAGCGCTGCGGGTACCACTCGGCCAGCCACCTGAGCCGGCACGTCAAGGCCGCGCTGTCGTCCACGCCGGGGGAGATCCGCCGGCGGGGCCACCTGCTGCCCTGA